One Triticum dicoccoides isolate Atlit2015 ecotype Zavitan chromosome 5B, WEW_v2.0, whole genome shotgun sequence genomic window carries:
- the LOC119309790 gene encoding chlorophyll a-b binding protein 1B-20, chloroplastic-like produces the protein MSSVSARAPVAALRPAASASSPRFLGDSGRVGLAKSTRRDVAVQAKGSWLPGLPSPAYLDGSLAGDNGFDPLALAEDPEDLRWFVQAELVNGRWAMLGVAGMLIPEVLTKAGLLNAPEWYDAGKETYFASSSTLFVIEFILFHYVEIRRWQDIKNPGSVNQDPIFKSYSLPPHECGYPGSVFNPLNFAPTLENKEKELANGRLAMLAFLGFLVQHNVTGKGPFENLQQHLADPWHNTIIQTISGQ, from the exons ATGTCGTCGGTCAGTGCCCGCGCTCCCGTGGCCGCTCTCCGGCCGGCGGCGTCAGCGTCGAGCCCCCGGTTCCTGGGCGACTCCGGCCGCGTCGGCCTCGCCAAGTCCACACGCCGCGACGTCGCCGTCCAGGCCAAGGGGTCGTGGCTCcccggcctcccctcccctgcctACCTCGACGGCAG TTTGGCGGGTGACAATGGATTCGACCCGCTGGCGCTGGCGGAGGACCCGGAGGACCTGCGGTGGTTCGTGCAGGCGGAGCTGGTGAACGGGCGGTGGGCGATGCTGGGGGTGGCGGGGATGCTGATCCCGGAGGTGCTGACCAAGGCGGGGCTGCTGAACGCGCCCGAGTGGTACGACGCCGGCAAGGAGACCTACTTCGCCTCCTCCTCCACGCTCTTCGTCATCGAGTTCATCCTCTTCCACTACGTGGAGATCCGGCGGTGGCAGGACATCAAGAACCCGGGCTCCGTCAACCAGGACCCCATCTTCAAGAGCTACAGCCTCCCGCCCCACGAGTGCGGCTACCCCGGCAGCGTCTTCAACCCCCTCAACTTCGCCCCCACcctcgagaacaaggagaaggagcTCGCCAACG GGAGACTGGCGATGCTGGCGTTCCTGGGGTTCCTGGTGCAGCACAACGTGACCGGGAAGGGGCCGTTCGAGAACCTGCAGCAGCACCTGGCCGACCCATGGCACAACACCATCATCCAGACCATCTCCGGCCAATAA